A genomic segment from Geitlerinema sp. PCC 7407 encodes:
- a CDS encoding R3H domain-containing nucleic acid-binding protein gives MVSPNGTNFFEQSDLSTPASVSPETMTQAPGQPSSDLPKLLAILPVELQQRLDQHPQRDKLVEVVLDLGRRPEARFPGKAEYLSDLPVSLEDIDHCLARISSFSGDNRAGIERTLHRISAIRNRSGDVIGLTCRVGRAIFGTIGMIRDLVETGQSILLLGRPGVGKTTALREIARVLADDLEKRVVIIDTSNEIAGDGDIPHPAIGRARRMQVARPELQHQVMIEAVENHMPEVIVIDEIGTELEALAARTIAERGVQLVGTAHGNQIANLIKNPTLSDLVGGIQSVTLGDDEARRRGSQKTVLERKAPPTFEIAVEMLERERWVVHENVADTVDQLLRGRQPNPQIRTVSEGGKVTITRELSRPEPESPPSRGGRAGWRSSGQMVPPPPQARREATREESYFEQLLNESLPPRSRLDQSLLEEGDRPERIPGPNGEELPLYIYPYAVSRQHLEQVIQTLNLPVVPTKDLDGADAILALRSHIKNHAKLRHLARSRHIPIHIIKSNTVPQIARGLRRMLNMDDPSNPEAVDLRLFTQKGSDDELDALEEARLAVEQIVLPKGQPVELLPRSAAVRKMQHELVEHYHLKSTSFGEEPNRRLRIYPA, from the coding sequence ATGGTCAGTCCCAACGGCACCAACTTCTTCGAGCAATCCGACCTTTCGACTCCTGCCTCTGTCTCGCCTGAAACAATGACCCAAGCCCCCGGGCAACCCAGCAGTGACTTGCCCAAACTCCTGGCCATTCTTCCCGTTGAGCTCCAGCAACGGCTCGATCAGCATCCCCAACGGGACAAGCTCGTCGAAGTTGTCCTTGACCTCGGGCGCCGTCCCGAGGCTCGCTTCCCGGGAAAAGCTGAATATCTCTCCGATCTGCCCGTCTCGCTAGAGGACATCGACCACTGCCTTGCCCGCATCAGCAGCTTTAGCGGGGACAACCGCGCCGGTATCGAGCGAACCCTGCACCGGATCAGCGCCATCCGCAACCGGAGCGGCGACGTGATCGGCCTGACTTGCCGCGTAGGCCGCGCCATCTTCGGCACCATCGGCATGATCCGCGACCTAGTCGAGACAGGCCAATCAATCTTGCTGCTGGGCCGACCGGGCGTCGGCAAAACCACCGCGCTGCGGGAAATTGCCCGTGTGCTGGCAGACGACCTGGAAAAGCGGGTCGTGATTATCGACACATCCAACGAAATTGCGGGGGACGGCGACATTCCCCATCCCGCGATCGGCCGGGCGCGGCGAATGCAGGTGGCGCGGCCCGAGCTCCAGCACCAGGTCATGATCGAGGCCGTGGAAAACCACATGCCCGAGGTGATCGTGATCGACGAGATCGGCACCGAGCTAGAGGCCCTGGCCGCGCGGACCATCGCAGAACGCGGGGTCCAGCTGGTCGGCACAGCCCACGGTAACCAGATCGCTAACTTGATCAAAAACCCCACCCTGTCGGATCTCGTGGGCGGCATCCAGTCGGTCACGCTAGGAGATGACGAGGCGCGCCGGCGGGGCAGCCAAAAAACGGTTTTGGAGCGCAAAGCGCCGCCCACCTTTGAGATTGCGGTGGAGATGCTGGAGCGCGAGCGCTGGGTGGTTCACGAAAACGTGGCCGACACCGTGGACCAGCTCCTGCGGGGACGCCAGCCCAATCCCCAAATTCGGACGGTCAGCGAAGGCGGCAAGGTGACGATCACGCGGGAGCTTTCGCGTCCCGAGCCGGAGAGCCCTCCGTCTCGAGGGGGCCGCGCAGGCTGGCGATCGTCTGGGCAGATGGTGCCCCCACCGCCCCAGGCGCGGCGGGAAGCGACGCGGGAGGAGAGCTACTTTGAGCAGCTGCTCAATGAGTCGCTGCCGCCGCGATCGCGCCTTGACCAGAGCCTGCTAGAAGAGGGCGATCGCCCAGAGCGCATTCCTGGCCCCAATGGGGAAGAGCTGCCGCTGTACATCTACCCCTATGCGGTCAGCCGCCAGCACCTAGAGCAGGTGATTCAAACCCTGAATTTGCCGGTGGTGCCGACCAAGGATCTAGATGGCGCTGACGCGATCTTGGCCCTGCGATCGCACATCAAAAACCACGCCAAGCTGCGCCATCTGGCCCGCAGCCGGCACATCCCCATCCACATCATCAAGTCCAATACGGTGCCTCAGATCGCCCGGGGACTGCGGCGAATGCTGAACATGGACGACCCCAGCAACCCGGAAGCGGTCGATCTGCGCCTGTTTACGCAAAAGGGCAGCGATGACGAGCTAGACGCCCTCGAGGAGGCCAGACTCGCTGTGGAGCAGATTGTGCTGCCGAAGGGACAGCCCGTCGAGCTGCTGCCTCGCTCCGCCGCCGTGCGCAAGATGCAGCACGAACTGGTGGAGCACTATCACCTCAAGTCCACGAGCTTTGGCGAGGAGCCCAATCGGCGTCTGAGGATTTATCCGGCCTAG
- the ldpA gene encoding circadian clock protein LdpA has protein sequence MTHLHYPLRSLREGRWFKLICGASFQHLPAVRNLTLAYALAGVDCVDVSADPAVVSAAQDGLRVAQELIAEAQSRGFGAIARPWLMVSLNDAEDPHFRKATFDPQRCPADCSRPCETICPAQAIIFERVPDRFSGVIDQRCYGCGRCLPVCPIQQITARSYVSTPAAIAPLVLQSGVDALEIHTQVGHFADFRRLWEAVAPWVSQLKLVAVSCPDGEGLIDYLRSLYEVMAPLPCALVWQTDGRPMSGDIGDGATRAAVKLGQKVLAAGLPGFVQLAGGTNRHTVVKLDQQSLLNPQRAGGEAAAIGQYISGVAYGSYARSLLAPLLEELDGSPAVLQMEAIAQGAHRSEIPKLETGDRGGDRLENTPDLLWQAVAAAHALVAPLKFGTQAAPQKAPRPPAPT, from the coding sequence GTGACACATTTGCACTATCCCTTACGGTCTTTGCGAGAGGGGCGCTGGTTTAAGCTCATTTGCGGTGCAAGTTTCCAGCATCTCCCAGCTGTTCGTAACCTGACTTTGGCCTATGCCCTAGCAGGTGTTGATTGCGTTGATGTTTCGGCGGATCCGGCAGTGGTGTCCGCGGCTCAAGATGGATTGAGGGTTGCCCAGGAGCTGATCGCGGAGGCCCAGTCGCGAGGATTTGGGGCGATCGCGCGTCCTTGGCTGATGGTGAGTCTCAATGATGCGGAAGACCCCCATTTTCGCAAGGCAACGTTTGATCCCCAGCGATGTCCAGCGGACTGTTCGCGGCCTTGCGAGACAATTTGTCCGGCCCAGGCAATTATCTTTGAGCGCGTTCCAGATCGGTTCTCAGGGGTGATTGACCAGCGCTGTTATGGCTGCGGTCGCTGTTTGCCGGTTTGTCCGATCCAGCAGATTACGGCTCGATCTTATGTTTCAACCCCAGCGGCGATCGCGCCCCTGGTGCTCCAAAGTGGCGTCGATGCCCTGGAGATTCACACACAGGTAGGCCACTTCGCCGACTTTCGGCGGCTCTGGGAGGCGGTGGCACCTTGGGTTTCTCAGCTGAAGCTGGTGGCAGTGAGCTGTCCGGACGGAGAGGGCCTCATTGACTATTTGCGATCGCTCTATGAGGTGATGGCGCCGCTGCCCTGCGCGCTGGTGTGGCAGACCGATGGGCGTCCGATGAGCGGTGATATCGGGGATGGAGCTACCCGGGCAGCGGTCAAGCTGGGGCAAAAGGTTTTGGCGGCGGGTCTGCCCGGCTTTGTGCAGCTGGCGGGAGGAACCAATCGCCACACAGTGGTCAAGCTCGATCAGCAAAGCTTGCTCAATCCCCAGCGCGCTGGGGGCGAAGCGGCGGCGATCGGCCAGTACATTTCGGGGGTGGCCTACGGGAGCTATGCGCGATCGCTGCTGGCACCCCTCCTCGAAGAACTCGATGGCAGCCCCGCAGTTTTGCAGATGGAGGCGATCGCCCAAGGCGCTCACCGGTCAGAGATCCCCAAACTCGAGACCGGCGATCGCGGGGGCGATCGCCTGGAAAACACCCCTGACCTGCTCTGGCAGGCCGTAGCCGCCGCTCACGCCCTTGTCGCCCCCCTCAAGTTTGGCACCCAAGCCGCCCCCCAAAAGGCGCCAAGGCCTCCAGCACCTACCTAG
- a CDS encoding NAD(P)H-quinone oxidoreductase subunit N, which translates to MALLTTGRQFIKNLEQAGALGVYAPLEGGAEGRYRRRVRAAGYSMVQLTSRGLGDPASFLMGIHGVRPPHLGKKEIRTQYILPLLEYHLEHLPANTKGLVLWLLEGTVLSRQELEYLISLTQQNPKLKVVVEMGGDRTFKWKSLQDVAAA; encoded by the coding sequence ATGGCACTGTTGACGACGGGCAGACAGTTCATCAAGAACCTAGAGCAAGCGGGCGCTTTGGGCGTCTACGCTCCACTAGAGGGTGGTGCCGAGGGACGGTATCGTCGGCGGGTGCGGGCTGCGGGATATAGCATGGTTCAGCTGACGTCCCGCGGTCTGGGAGATCCAGCGAGCTTTTTGATGGGAATTCACGGCGTTCGGCCGCCTCACCTGGGGAAAAAGGAGATTCGGACGCAGTATATTCTGCCGCTGCTGGAGTACCACTTGGAGCACCTGCCTGCCAATACGAAGGGGCTGGTGCTGTGGCTCTTGGAGGGAACGGTGTTGTCCCGCCAAGAGCTGGAGTACTTGATCTCGCTGACCCAGCAAAATCCGAAGCTGAAGGTCGTGGTGGAGATGGGGGGCGATCGCACCTTCAAGTGGAAGTCGCTGCAAGATGTGGCAGCAGCCTAG
- the rplC gene encoding 50S ribosomal protein L3: MSVGILGTKLGMTQVFDEAGRAIPVTVIQAGPCIVTQVKTKETDGYNAIQLGYNEVKEKALSKPELGHLKKAEAPALRHLKEYRADDSSQFQLGQSLGADTFSAGQIVDVTGTSIGKGFAGYQKRHNFKRGPMAHGSKNHRLPGSTGAGTTPGRVYPGKRMAGRLGGSQVTIKKLTVVRVDAERNLILIQGAVPGKTGALLSIAPAKLVGRA, translated from the coding sequence GTGTCCGTCGGTATTCTCGGGACCAAACTTGGCATGACCCAAGTCTTTGACGAAGCAGGAAGAGCGATTCCTGTGACCGTTATTCAGGCCGGTCCTTGCATTGTTACGCAAGTCAAAACCAAAGAAACGGATGGCTATAACGCCATCCAGCTTGGCTACAACGAAGTCAAGGAAAAAGCACTGTCTAAGCCTGAACTGGGCCACCTCAAAAAAGCAGAAGCGCCAGCTCTGCGTCATTTGAAAGAGTATCGTGCTGACGACTCCAGCCAGTTCCAACTCGGCCAGTCTCTTGGGGCAGACACCTTCTCCGCTGGACAAATTGTTGACGTGACCGGTACCAGCATCGGTAAAGGCTTTGCCGGCTACCAAAAGCGTCACAACTTCAAGCGAGGCCCCATGGCCCACGGTTCTAAGAACCACCGTCTGCCCGGTTCCACCGGTGCAGGTACGACCCCTGGACGCGTCTACCCCGGTAAGCGCATGGCGGGTCGTCTCGGCGGTTCCCAAGTGACAATCAAAAAGCTCACCGTGGTGCGAGTTGACGCTGAGCGCAACCTGATTCTCATTCAAGGCGCTGTGCCCGGTAAGACCGGCGCGCTGCTGAGCATTGCACCGGCGAAATTGGTCGGTCGCGCCTAG
- the rplD gene encoding 50S ribosomal protein L4, with protein MVNCVVRDWQGQEVGQASLDLKVAKEETAAHIVHRALVRQMANARQGTASTKTRAEVSGGGRKPWRQKGTGRARAGSNRSPLWRGGGVIFGPKPRDYSVKMNRKERRLALRTAFQSRSEDLIVVEEFADKLAQPKTKELMSAIARWGVGADSKVLLIVSERNETVYLSARNVANLKLISATNLNVFDLLAADKIVTTTTALAKIQEVYGE; from the coding sequence ATGGTTAATTGCGTAGTTCGAGACTGGCAAGGACAAGAAGTTGGGCAAGCCTCGCTAGATCTCAAAGTTGCAAAAGAAGAAACAGCAGCCCACATCGTTCACCGCGCCCTTGTGCGTCAAATGGCAAATGCCCGTCAAGGCACTGCTTCCACCAAGACCCGCGCTGAAGTGAGCGGTGGTGGTCGCAAGCCCTGGCGTCAAAAAGGGACTGGTCGCGCCCGCGCCGGTTCTAACCGTTCTCCCCTCTGGCGGGGCGGCGGCGTGATCTTTGGACCCAAGCCCAGAGATTACAGCGTCAAGATGAACCGCAAAGAGCGCCGACTGGCTCTGCGGACTGCCTTCCAAAGCCGCTCTGAAGACCTGATCGTGGTCGAAGAGTTTGCAGATAAGCTGGCTCAGCCCAAGACCAAGGAACTCATGTCGGCGATCGCTCGCTGGGGCGTTGGCGCTGACTCCAAAGTTCTCTTGATCGTCTCCGAGCGAAACGAGACCGTTTATCTGTCGGCTCGAAACGTTGCGAACCTCAAGCTCATTTCCGCAACGAATCTGAATGTTTTTGACTTGCTGGCCGCCGACAAGATCGTCACCACGACCACGGCCCTAGCAAAAATCCAGGAGGTATACGGTGAGTAA
- a CDS encoding 50S ribosomal protein L23, which translates to MSKFEARDYADIVRRPIVTEKAVRLLENNQYTFEVMPKATKPEIKAAIESLFSVKVTGISTQRPPRKQRRVGRFVGHRAQCKRAIVTLAEGDSITLFPEV; encoded by the coding sequence GTGAGTAAGTTCGAAGCACGTGACTATGCAGACATTGTGCGCCGTCCCATCGTCACTGAAAAAGCCGTGCGCCTACTGGAAAACAACCAGTACACCTTCGAAGTGATGCCCAAGGCCACAAAGCCTGAAATCAAAGCCGCGATTGAAAGCCTGTTTAGCGTGAAAGTGACCGGGATCAGCACCCAGCGTCCTCCCCGCAAACAGCGTCGAGTCGGCCGCTTTGTGGGCCATCGTGCTCAGTGCAAGCGCGCCATTGTCACCCTGGCAGAAGGCGACTCCATCACGTTGTTCCCAGAAGTCTAA
- the rplB gene encoding 50S ribosomal protein L2, with protein MGIRIYRPYTPGTRERSDADFSEITRSEPEKSLTRSVHRPKGRNNRGVITCRHRGGGHKRLYRVIDFRRDKRSVPAKVASIEYDPNRNARIALLHYLDGEKRYILHPNNLAVGTVIQSGPDSPIEIGNALPLANIPLGTSVHNVELVPGKGGQIVRAAGASAQVVAKEGDFVLVKLPSGEVRRIRRDCYATIGQVGNADVRNTSFGKAGRKRWKGRRPEVRGSVMNPVDHPHGGGEGRAPIGRSGPVTPWGKPALGYKTRKKKKQSDSLIVRRRRRSSKRGRGGRDS; from the coding sequence ATGGGCATCCGTATTTACCGGCCATATACCCCTGGCACCCGTGAGCGGTCTGACGCTGACTTCAGCGAAATCACACGTAGCGAGCCTGAAAAGTCGCTAACTCGTTCCGTTCACCGCCCCAAAGGACGCAACAACCGAGGTGTTATCACCTGCCGCCACCGCGGCGGTGGCCACAAGCGTCTGTACCGTGTCATTGATTTCCGTCGCGACAAGCGCTCTGTGCCTGCGAAGGTTGCCTCGATCGAATACGATCCCAACCGCAACGCACGCATCGCCTTGCTCCATTACCTCGACGGCGAAAAGCGCTACATCCTGCATCCCAACAACTTGGCAGTCGGCACCGTCATTCAGTCGGGCCCCGACTCTCCCATTGAAATTGGTAATGCTCTTCCCCTCGCCAATATCCCCCTGGGTACCAGCGTCCACAACGTGGAGCTAGTGCCGGGTAAGGGTGGCCAAATTGTTCGCGCTGCTGGTGCTTCTGCCCAGGTAGTCGCGAAAGAGGGTGACTTTGTCTTGGTGAAGCTCCCTTCTGGAGAAGTTCGCCGAATCCGCCGGGACTGCTACGCCACCATTGGCCAAGTGGGCAATGCTGACGTTCGTAATACCAGCTTCGGTAAGGCTGGACGCAAGCGCTGGAAAGGACGTCGTCCGGAAGTTCGCGGTAGCGTCATGAACCCTGTCGATCACCCCCACGGTGGTGGTGAAGGTCGCGCTCCTATCGGTCGTAGCGGCCCTGTTACGCCTTGGGGTAAGCCTGCTTTGGGCTACAAGACCCGCAAGAAGAAAAAGCAGAGCGACAGCCTCATCGTTCGCCGTCGTCGCCGCTCTTCCAAGCGCGGTCGTGGTGGTCGCGATTCTTAG
- the rpsS gene encoding 30S ribosomal protein S19 has translation MSRSLKKGPFVADHLMRKIEAMNAKGDKQVIKTWSRASTIIPNMIGHTIAVHNGRQHVPVYVTEQMVGHKLGEFAPTRTFRGHAKSDKKARR, from the coding sequence ATGTCTCGTTCCTTGAAAAAAGGCCCTTTTGTCGCAGATCATTTGATGCGAAAAATTGAGGCCATGAACGCTAAGGGAGATAAGCAGGTTATCAAGACCTGGTCCCGTGCCTCGACCATCATCCCCAACATGATTGGTCACACGATCGCGGTTCACAATGGCCGTCAGCATGTGCCGGTTTACGTGACCGAGCAGATGGTAGGACACAAGCTTGGTGAGTTTGCCCCGACCCGTACGTTCCGGGGTCACGCCAAGAGTGACAAGAAAGCTCGTCGATAG
- the rplV gene encoding 50S ribosomal protein L22 translates to MAVDTRTEVKAIARYIRMSPRKVRRVLDQIRGRSYREALIILEFMPYRACEPILKVLRSAVANAEHNEGLDPASLFVSKAFADQGPTLKRFRPRAQGRAYQIRRPTCHVTVVVSPGEKA, encoded by the coding sequence ATGGCTGTTGATACAAGAACAGAAGTTAAAGCGATCGCTCGGTACATTCGCATGTCACCGAGAAAGGTGCGGCGGGTCCTGGACCAAATTCGGGGACGTTCTTACCGGGAAGCATTGATCATTTTGGAGTTCATGCCTTACCGGGCGTGTGAACCCATCTTGAAGGTGCTGCGCTCTGCGGTTGCCAATGCTGAACACAACGAAGGCCTTGACCCGGCGTCGTTGTTCGTCAGCAAGGCCTTTGCTGATCAGGGACCGACGCTGAAGCGCTTCCGCCCCAGAGCGCAAGGACGGGCTTATCAAATTCGCCGTCCGACCTGCCACGTCACCGTTGTGGTGAGTCCTGGGGAAAAGGCCTAG
- the rpsC gene encoding 30S ribosomal protein S3 yields the protein MGQKIHPTGFRLGVTKEHRSRWFADFDRYPELLQEDSKIRSYVQKNLSNAGISEVRIERKADQIDLEVRTARPGVVVGRGGSGIENLRTGLQDLLHNGDRQIRINVVEVARVDADAALISEYIAQQLERRVSFRRVVRQAMQRAQRAGVQGIKVQVSGRLNGAEIARTEWTREGRVPLHTLRADIDYAYCTAQTTYGVLGIKTWVFKGEIIPGQEEVAAPPSNQPRRRQSQRRRQQFEDRSNDN from the coding sequence GTGGGACAAAAGATTCATCCAACTGGTTTCCGTCTCGGCGTTACTAAAGAGCACCGTTCTCGCTGGTTTGCCGACTTTGACCGCTATCCTGAGCTTCTGCAAGAAGACTCCAAGATTCGGTCTTATGTCCAGAAAAACCTCAGCAATGCGGGAATCTCTGAAGTTCGCATCGAGCGGAAAGCTGACCAAATCGATCTAGAAGTTAGAACGGCTCGTCCCGGCGTTGTTGTGGGTCGTGGCGGCAGCGGTATCGAAAATCTGCGTACCGGCCTCCAGGATCTTCTTCATAATGGCGATCGCCAAATTCGCATCAACGTCGTTGAAGTAGCGCGCGTCGATGCAGATGCTGCCCTCATCTCTGAGTACATTGCTCAGCAGCTTGAGCGCCGGGTTTCTTTCCGCCGCGTCGTTCGTCAAGCCATGCAGCGTGCCCAGCGAGCTGGTGTACAAGGCATCAAGGTCCAGGTGAGCGGCCGTCTGAATGGGGCTGAAATCGCTCGGACCGAGTGGACTCGCGAAGGTCGCGTGCCCCTGCATACCCTACGGGCTGACATCGACTACGCCTACTGCACTGCCCAAACTACCTACGGTGTCTTGGGTATCAAAACCTGGGTCTTCAAAGGCGAAATTATTCCTGGCCAAGAAGAAGTTGCAGCGCCGCCCAGCAATCAGCCGCGTCGTCGCCAATCGCAGCGCCGTCGCCAACAGTTTGAAGATCGTTCCAACGATAACTAA
- the rplP gene encoding 50S ribosomal protein L16 — protein MLSPRRTKFRKQQRGRMRGQATRGNELNFGDFALQALEPAWITSRQIEASRRAMTRYIRRGGKIWIRVFPDKPVTMRPAETRMGSGKGNPEFWVAVVKPGRILFEIGGVPEATAREAMRLASFKLPIKTKFLAREVEQS, from the coding sequence ATGTTAAGTCCAAGACGAACTAAATTCCGCAAACAGCAGCGCGGACGTATGCGGGGTCAAGCAACCCGTGGCAACGAGCTGAACTTCGGCGATTTCGCACTGCAAGCCCTTGAGCCTGCCTGGATCACCTCCCGCCAAATCGAGGCTAGCCGACGTGCGATGACCCGCTACATCCGTCGGGGCGGCAAAATCTGGATCCGCGTGTTTCCGGATAAGCCTGTCACGATGCGTCCCGCAGAAACCCGGATGGGTTCTGGTAAGGGTAACCCAGAATTTTGGGTAGCGGTTGTCAAGCCCGGCCGGATTCTCTTTGAGATTGGGGGTGTACCTGAAGCGACTGCTCGCGAGGCTATGCGTCTTGCTTCCTTCAAGTTGCCCATCAAAACCAAGTTTCTTGCGCGTGAAGTGGAGCAGTCGTAA
- the rpmC gene encoding 50S ribosomal protein L29 codes for MPLSKISEFTQLSDQELADEIVAVKRQLFELRMQVATRQEVKPHLFKHARHRLSQLMTVEHERQLKATTPSSSEE; via the coding sequence ATGCCTCTTTCCAAAATTAGCGAATTCACCCAGCTAAGCGATCAAGAGCTCGCTGATGAGATTGTTGCTGTCAAGCGTCAGCTGTTTGAACTCAGAATGCAGGTGGCAACTCGCCAAGAGGTCAAGCCTCATCTGTTTAAGCATGCACGCCACCGCTTGTCTCAACTGATGACGGTTGAGCATGAGCGCCAGCTAAAGGCGACAACCCCCAGTTCATCCGAGGAGTAA
- the rpsQ gene encoding 30S ribosomal protein S17, which translates to MATKERVGLVISDKMDKTVVVAVENRAPHPKYGKIVVKTKHYKAHDEENRCRTGDRVRISETRPLSRTKRWIVTDIITTATNV; encoded by the coding sequence ATGGCAACCAAAGAGAGAGTGGGGCTGGTTATCAGCGACAAGATGGATAAAACCGTTGTGGTGGCGGTCGAAAACCGAGCTCCCCACCCCAAATACGGCAAGATTGTCGTCAAGACCAAGCACTACAAGGCACACGATGAGGAAAATCGTTGCCGCACGGGCGATCGCGTCCGCATTTCCGAAACACGTCCCCTGAGCCGCACCAAGCGCTGGATCGTGACGGACATCATTACCACTGCCACCAACGTATAA
- the rplN gene encoding 50S ribosomal protein L14 has translation MIQQETYLNVADNSGARKLMCIRVLGGNRRYAGVGDVIIAVVKDAIPNMAIKKSDVVRAVIVRTRKGLRRDSGMSIRFDDNAAVIINADGNPKGTRVFGPVARELRDKNFTKIVSLAPEVL, from the coding sequence GTGATTCAGCAAGAAACTTACTTGAATGTTGCCGACAATAGCGGCGCTCGAAAGCTGATGTGCATTCGCGTGCTGGGCGGCAACCGTCGCTACGCTGGCGTTGGCGATGTCATTATTGCCGTTGTTAAGGACGCCATCCCCAACATGGCGATCAAGAAGTCTGACGTTGTGCGAGCGGTGATCGTTCGGACTCGCAAGGGTCTGCGTCGCGACAGCGGTATGAGCATCCGCTTTGATGACAACGCCGCCGTGATCATCAACGCAGACGGTAACCCGAAAGGGACGCGTGTTTTCGGTCCTGTAGCCCGTGAGCTGCGCGACAAAAACTTCACCAAGATTGTATCTTTGGCTCCGGAGGTTCTCTAA
- the rplX gene encoding 50S ribosomal protein L24: MADKRQNRPASMHVKKGDTVQVISGKDKGTVGEVLKAIPQEGKVIVKGVNIRTKHVKPRQEGESGQIVTQEAPIYSSKVMLYSTKQKVASRIAYTFTEDGRKVRMLKKTGEIID, translated from the coding sequence ATGGCAGATAAGCGCCAAAATCGTCCGGCTTCCATGCATGTCAAGAAAGGTGACACGGTCCAAGTCATTTCTGGCAAGGACAAAGGCACGGTTGGGGAAGTTTTAAAAGCAATTCCCCAAGAAGGCAAGGTCATTGTGAAGGGCGTCAACATTCGCACGAAGCATGTCAAGCCTCGCCAGGAGGGTGAATCCGGTCAAATCGTTACCCAAGAAGCCCCGATCTACAGCTCTAAAGTGATGCTGTACTCCACCAAGCAAAAGGTTGCCAGCCGCATTGCGTACACCTTTACCGAGGACGGTCGCAAGGTGCGGATGCTGAAGAAAACCGGCGAAATCATTGACTAG
- the rplE gene encoding 50S ribosomal protein L5 yields the protein MTGQRIKELYEQTVVPKLQAQFGYQNIHQVPKVIKVTVNRGLGEAAQNAKALESSLTEIAVITGQKPVVTRAKQAIAGFKIRQGMPIGIMVTLRRERMNAFLDRLINLALPRIRDFRGVSPKSFDGRGNYTLGVREQLIFPEISYDDIDQIRGFDISIVTTANTDEEGRALLKELGMPFRDN from the coding sequence ATGACAGGTCAACGCATCAAAGAGCTCTACGAACAGACGGTCGTGCCTAAGCTTCAGGCACAGTTCGGTTACCAGAACATTCACCAAGTTCCTAAGGTGATCAAGGTGACGGTAAACCGAGGCCTTGGGGAGGCAGCACAAAATGCTAAGGCCCTGGAATCATCTCTGACTGAGATTGCAGTGATCACGGGTCAAAAGCCGGTGGTAACGCGCGCCAAACAGGCGATCGCAGGTTTCAAAATCCGCCAGGGTATGCCCATTGGTATCATGGTCACCCTCCGGCGTGAGCGTATGAACGCATTTCTCGATCGCCTCATCAACCTCGCCCTTCCCCGGATTCGAGACTTTCGAGGCGTTAGTCCCAAGAGCTTTGATGGTCGCGGCAACTACACCCTAGGTGTGCGGGAACAACTGATCTTCCCAGAAATCAGCTACGACGATATCGACCAAATTCGCGGTTTCGATATTTCCATTGTCACCACTGCAAACACCGATGAAGAGGGCCGCGCCTTATTAAAAGAATTAGGTATGCCCTTCCGGGATAACTGA
- the rpsH gene encoding 30S ribosomal protein S8 produces the protein MAANDTIADMLTRIRNANLARHQTTEVPSTKLTRSIAQVLKDEGFIVDFEESGDEPKRNLVISLKYRGRNRRPIITALKRVSKPGLRVYSNRKELPRVLGGIGIAIISTSSGIMTDRDARRQGLGGEVLCYVW, from the coding sequence ATGGCGGCTAACGATACGATTGCAGACATGCTGACGCGCATTCGCAACGCGAACCTCGCGCGTCACCAGACCACTGAAGTTCCGTCTACCAAGCTCACGCGCAGCATTGCGCAAGTGCTCAAGGACGAAGGCTTCATTGTTGATTTTGAAGAATCAGGCGACGAACCAAAGCGAAATCTGGTCATTTCGCTGAAATACAGAGGCAGAAATCGTCGTCCCATCATTACGGCCCTGAAGCGAGTCAGTAAGCCAGGTCTGCGGGTGTACTCAAACCGCAAAGAGCTGCCTCGCGTTTTGGGGGGCATTGGGATCGCGATTATTTCGACCTCCAGCGGCATCATGACTGACCGGGATGCCCGTAGACAAGGGCTCGGTGGTGAAGTCCTCTGTTATGTTTGGTAG